In Isoptericola variabilis 225, the genomic window ACGAAGGACTACGTCTCATGAACGTCATCGCCGGAGTCCGGGACTTCGCCACCCGGCACCTGCGCGAGAGCGGGATTTTCGTCGCGTTCGTCGCGATCGTCGTCCTGTTCGCCGCGCTCAACCCCAACTTCCTGAGCCCGAACAACCTGACGAACATCGTTCTGCAGTACTCCTACATCCTGATCCTCGCGATCGGGATGGTGATGATCATCGTCGCGGGGCAGATCGACCTGTCCGTCGGATCGGTCGTCGCGCTCACCGGAGCCGTGAGCGCCGTCGTCGTGATCCGCGAGGGCATGCCGTGGTACGTCGGCGTGCTCGCCGCGCTCGTCGTCGGCCTCCTGGTCGGCGTCTGGCAGGGCTTCTGGGTCGCGTTCGTCGGCATCCCGGGCTTCATCGTGACCCTGGCGGGCATGCTGCTCTTCCGCGGCCTGACCTACCGGGTGCTCGACAACGTCTCGCTCTCGCCGTTCGGCGGCACCTACTACAACATCGCCAACGGGTTCCAGAACGGCCTGCTCGGCGGGTACGGCGTCGACGTCTTCACGCTCGTCATCTTCGCGATCGGCGTGGCCGGCTACGCGTGGAGCCAGTGGCGCACGCGCCGCGGCCGCATCGCCTACCAGCAGCCGGTCGAGTCGATGCCGCTGTTCGTGCTCAAGATCGCCGTCGTCGCGGCCGTCGTCATGTGGTTCGGCTACCAGCTCGCCCAGAGCCGCGGCCTGCCGAACGTGCTCATCCTGCTCGCCATCCTCGTCATCGTGTACGGGCTGGTCACGCAGAAGTCGGTGTTCGGCCGGCACGTCTACGCCGTCGGTGGCAACCGGCACGCGGCCGAGCTCTCGGGCGTCAAGGTCCGGCGGGTCAACTTCTGGATCTTCGTGAACATGGGCTTCCTCGCCTCGGTGGCCGGCATCGTGTTCTCGTCCCGCATGAACGGCGCGCAGCCGGGCGCGGGCAACATGTTCGAGCTCGACGCGATCGCGGCCTGCTTCATCGGCGGCGCCTCGACCACGGGCGGTGTCGGCCGCGTCGGCGGCGCCATGATCGGTGGTCTGATCATGGCGGTCATGTCGAACGGCATGCAGCTCATGGGCGTGCCCCAGTCGATCCAGCAGGTGGTCAAGGGCCTCGTGCTCCTGCTCGCCGTCGCGTTCGACATCTACAACAAGCGCCGCGCCGCCGCGCTGCGCTGAACCACGTCCACGACGCGCGGGCGGGCGGCATGTCGCCCGTCCGCGCGTCGTGCTCCTAGGATTCCCGCGTGAGAGGACGGCTGCCCGTGTCCGGCTCGCAGTCCTCCCTGCGCGAGGCCAACCGGGCCCGCGTGGTCGACGCCGTCAAGCGGCACGGCGGCCTGACCCAGGTCGAGCTGACCGGCGCCACGGGGCTGTCGGCCGCGACCGTCTCGACCATCGTCAAGGAGCTCGTGACGGCGGGCATGGTCGAGGTGCGCCCCGCCGTCCGCTCGGGCCGCCGGGCCCAGCTCGTGACGCTGTCGCACCGCGTCGGCCTCGTGGCGGGCGTCGTCGTGGGCTACCGGCACATGCGCGTCGCGATCGCCGACGTCACGCACGAGGTCGTCGCCGAGCAGACCCTGCCGCTTCCTGCCGACCACCGGTGCGACACGAGCCTCGACCGTGCCGCGCTGCTCGTGGTCGACCTGCTCGAGCGCGTGGGCGTGGACCTCGACGAGCTCCTCGCGATCGGGCTGGGCATCCCGGCGTCCGTCGACGTGTCGACGGGGCTCATCACGGTGCGCGGTGTGCTGCGCGGCTGGGACGGCGTGCCGATCGCGCAGGTGCTCGAGAAGCGCCTCGCGCGGCCCGTGTTCGTCGACAACGACGCCAACCTCGGCGCGCTCGCCGAGAGCACGGTCGGCGCCGCGCGCGAGTACCACCACGCGCTCTACGTGCGCGCGTCCCACGGTGTGGGCGCGGGCGTGATCATCGGCGGCAGGCTGCACCGCGGGCCGGGCGGCACCGCCGGCGAGATCGGCCACGTGCAGGTCGAGCCTGCCGGCCGCATCTGCGTGTGCGGCAGCCGCGGGTGCCTCGACACCGTCGTCGGGATCCCCGCCCTGCTCGAGCCGCTGCGCACCAGCCACGGCAACCTCACGCTGCGTGACGTCGTCACGCTCGCCAACGACGACGACCCGGGCTGCCGCGAGATCGTCGCCGACGCCGGCGCGACGGTCGGCGCGGTCGTCGCCAACCTCGCCACGGTCATGGGTCCTGAGTGCGTCGTCGTGGGCGGCGAGCTCGCCGAGACGGGGGAGACGTTCCTCGGCCCGGTGCGCGAGGCGATCCGACGGCGTACCCTGCTCAACCAGCTCACGCCGCTCGACGTCGTGCCCGCCGAGCTCGGGGCGCGCGCCGAGCTCATGGGCGCGATCGTGCTCGCGCTCCAGTCCACCGACGTCTTCGAGAACGCCGACGACGGCACGCAGAAGGGGAGCCTGTGACGCCCGGACGGACGCCGCTGCTCGCGCTGCGGCAGATCAGCAAGTACTTCGGTGCCGTCGAGGCCCTCGTCGGCGTCGACCTCGAGGTGCACGCGCACGAGGTCGTGGCGCTCGTCGGTGACAACGGCGCGGGCAAGTCGACGCTGGCCAAGATCGTCGCCGGGGTGCTCCAGCCGGACTCGGGGATGATCGAGATCGACGGCACGCCGGTCACGCTGTCGTCCGCGTCGGCCGCCAACCGGATGGGCGTCGCGAGCGTGTTCCAGGACCTCGCGCTGTGCGAGAACCTCGACGTGACCGCGAACGTCTTCCTCGGCCAGGAGGTCCGCAACCGGGTCGGCATGCTCGCCGAGGGCGAGATGGAGACCGAGACCCGCTCGCTCCTGCGCCACCTCACCGTGCGGATCCCGTCGGTGCGCACCCCGCTGCGCAACCTCTCGGGCGGTCAGCGCCAGGCCGTCGCGATCGCGCGCACGCTCATCGGCGACCCGCGCATCGTGGTGCTCGACGAGCCGACCGCCGCGCTGTCCGTCGCCCAGACCGCCGAGGTGCTCACGCACATCGAGCGGCTGCGCGAGATGGGCCTCGGCGTCATCCTCATCAGCCACAACCTCACCGACGTGCGCGCCGTCTCGGACCGCATCGAGGTGCTGCGGCACGGGCGCAACAACGGCGCGTTCAGCGCCGACGCGAGCCAGGAGGAGATCCTCGGCGCAATCACGGGCGCCCGCTCGCCCTCGCTCTGACCGGGCACCTGCCGCGGCGTCGGCTCAGCGGAAGACGACGGTGCGGTGGCCGTCGAGCAGCACGCGGTGCTCGGCGTGCCAGCGCACGGCGCGCGCGAGCGTGCGGCGCTCGACGTCCTCGCCCAGCGCGACGAGGTCCGCGACCGCGTGCGAGTGGTCGACGCGCTCGACGTCCTGCTCGATGATCGGGCCCTCGTCGAGGTCGCCCGTGACGTAGTGCGACGTCGCACCGATGAGCTTGACGCCGCGGTCGTGCGCCTGCGCGTACGGGCGCGCGCCCTTGAACGAGGGCAGGAACGAGTGGTGGATGTTGATGACCCGGCCCGCCAGGTCGCGGCACAGGTCGTCGGACAGGATCTGCATGTACCGCGCGAGCACGACGAGCTCGACGTCGAGCTCGTCGACGAGGTCGCGCAGCCTCGACTCGGCGACGGCCTTGGTGTCGGGGGTGACCGGGATGTGGTGGAACGGCTTGCCGTAGAAGGCCGCGAGGTCCTGCAGGTCGCGGTGGTTGCCGGCGACGCCGACGACGTCGATCGGCATGTCCTGGTACCGCTCGCGGTAGAGCAGGTCGACCAGGCAGTGCGCCGCCCTGCTCACGAGGATCAGCGTGCGCATGGGACGGCCGACGACGTCGAGCGACCACGTCATGCCGAACTCCGCTGCGACCGGACCGAGCGCGGCCTCCAGCTCGGCGCGCCCCGCCGTCGTCGCGACCTGGACCCTCATGAAGAACAGGCCTGAGGCCGGGTCCCCGAACTGCTGGGACTCGGTGATGTTCCCGTCGTGCGCGGCGAGCATGCCGGCGACGGCGTGCACGATCCCCGGGCGGTCGGGGCACGACAGCGCCAGGACCCACTCGGTGGCGGGTTGGGCGGGCGCGTCGCGGTCGTCGGGGACGGCGGGCTCGGTCGTGGTCACGGACCCCATTGTCGCCGACGGTCTGACACGATGGGCCCATGAGCGACGCCACCGCCGACGCCGGCGCCACCCGTATCGCACTCGTCGAGGATGAGCACGCAGGCGAGCTGCTCACGCTGCGCCGCGCCGCGTTCGTCAGCGAGGCCCAGCTGTACGACGACCCGCACATCCCGCCGCTGACCCAGACGCTGCACGAGCTGCGCGAGGACATGGCGCGCGAGGACGTCGTCACCGTCGGGGCGTGGGAGGGGCACCGGCTCGTCGGGTCGATCCGGGTCGAGCTCGAGGGCTCCAAGGCGACGCTCGGGCGGCTCGCCGTCGCGCCCGACCAGCAGGGCAAGGGCATCGGCACGTCGCTGCTCTTCGCGGTGCTGCCGTACCTGCCCGAGGAGGTCACCGAGATCTGGGTCTTCACGGGCAAGGACTCCAAGCAGAACCTCGCGATGTACACCAAGCACGGGTACGAGGAGCAGTTCGACCAGGCGGCCGGCGAGCTCACGTACACGTACCTGCGCCGCGTGCTCGGGGAGCTCGACCGCCGTCGTGGTGAGGCCGGCGCCGCCGACGCCGACGTCACGGCCGGCGACGCCTCCGCGCGCTCGGCGGGATGAGCGGTCCGGCGGCCCCCGGACGCGCGGCGGCCCGGGTCCGCCGGCCGTCGATGGCCGACGTCGCGGCCGTCGCGGGCGTGTCCCACCAGACGGTCTCGCGCGTGCTCAACGCCCACCCGAGCGTGCGCGGGGAGACGCGCGAGCGTGTCCTGCAGGCGATCGAGTCCCTCGGCTACCGGCGCAACAGCGCGGCGCGCGCGCTCGCGACGGCGCGCTCGGCGACGCTCGGCGTCGTGACGACCGGCTCGGCGCTGTTCGGCCCGACGAGCACGCTCGTGGCGGTCGAGGGCGCCGCCCGCGACGAGGGCTACTTCGTCTCCGTGGCGACCCTGCGCACCTACGACGCGGCGGCGATGCACGAGGCGCTCGAGCACTTCATGGCCCAGGGCGTCGAGGGCATCGTCGTCATCGCGCCGCAGGACGACGTCGCCGCGGCGGTCGAGTCGTTCCGCGCGCCCGTGCCCGTCGTTGTCGTCGCGGCGCTCGAGGACGCCGAGTCGGCGCCCGGCGGTCCCGCGACCCTGTCCCTCGCGGTCGACCAGCGCTCCGGCGCGCGCCTCGCGACCGACCACCTGCTCGACCTGGGCCACCACGACGTCGTGCACGTGGCCGGTCCGCAGGACTGGTTCGACGCGCGCGAGCGCGCCGCCGGCTGGCGCGAGGCCCTCGAGGCGCGCGGCGTCACGCCGACGCGCCCGCGCGTGTGCAGCTGGTCGGCCGACGACGGGTACGCCGCGGGCCGGGACCTCGCCGAGGCCGTCGGCGCGGGGGAGGGGCCGACGGCGGTGCTCGCCGGCAACGACCAGCTCGCCCTCGGCATCCTGCGCGCCCTGTGGGAGCGGGGGCTCGACGTGCCCGGGGACGTCTCGGTCGTGGGGTTCGACGACGTCGCGGGCGCCGCGTACTTCGTCCCGCCGCTGACGACCGTGCGTCAACCGTTCGCGCGGCTCGGCGCTCGCGCCGTCGCGATGGTGCTCGCCGCGCTGGCGGGCGGCGACGTCCCGCCGGAGCGCATCGCGCCCGAGCTCGTGGTGCGGTCGAGCACCGGGGCGCCGTGCTCGGGCTGAGGGCCCCGGACGCGGTAGCGTGACCGTCGGCCGACGACGTCCGACGGACGTCTCGTCCGCGACTAGGACCTGGCGCATGTGAGCGCTAACATCAACTTGACGCACACACGAACGCCCGCGGCGCAGCCGGGCGAGGACGGAGCAGCTCGCGATGGTGCAGCAGGACGCGGCCGCAGACCTTCGGGCGGCCATCACCGAGGGTCGGACGGCGCTCGGCATCGAGCTGGGGTCGACCCGGATCAAGGCCTGCCTGATCGGCCCGGACCACGCGCCGGTCGCGACCGGCAGCCACGACTGGGAGAACCAGCTCGTCGACGGCCGGTGGACCTACTCGCTCGACGCCGTCTGGGCCGGGCTCCAGGAGGCGTACGCCGACCTCGTGGCCGACGTCGAGCAGCGGTACGGCGTGCGGCCGACGACGTTCGGCGCGATGGGCGTCTCCGCGATGATGCACGGCTACCTCGCGTTCGACGCCGCCGACGAGCTCCTCGTCCCGTTCCGCACCTGGCGCAACACGAGCACGGGCCCGGCGGCGGCCGAGCTCACCGAGCTGTTCGGGTACAACATCCCGCTGCGCTGGTCCGTCGCGCACCTGTACCAGGCGATCCTCGACGACGAGCCGCACGTGCCCGACGTCGCGCACCTGACGACGCTCGCGGGCTACGTCCACTGGCGCCTGACCGGGCGCAAGGTCCTCGGCGTGGGCGACGCCTCGGGCGTGTTCCCCGTCGACCCCGCGACGAAGCAGTACGACGCGCGCATGCTCGCGAAGCTCGACGAGCTCGTCGCCGCCCGCCGGCCGGGCCTGGCGGTCGCCGAGCTCCTGCCCGAGGTGCTCGTCGCCGGCCAGGAGGCCGGCCGCCTGACCCCCGAGGGGGCCACCCTCCTCGACCCGAGCGGCACACTGCAGGCCGGCGTGCCGCTCTGCCCGCCCGAGGGCGACGCGGGCACCGGCATGGTCGCGACGAACTCGGTCGCGCCGCGCACCGGCAACATCAGCGCGGGCACCTCGATCTTCGCGATGGTCGTGCTCGAGCGTCCGCTCGCGCGCGTCCACCACGAGCTCGACCTCGTCACGACGCCGGCGGGCGACCTCGTGGCGATGGTCCACTGCAACAACGGCGCGAGCGAGCTGGGCGCGTGGGCCGAGATGTTCGGCGAGTTCGCCCGGGCGCTCGGCGGCCCCGCGACGGCCGACGACGTCTTCGGCGCGCTGTTCCGCGCCGCGCTCGAGGGCGAGACCGACGGCGGCGGGCTCCTCGCGTACAACTACCTCGCGGGCGAGCCCATCACCGGCCTCGACGCCGGACGGCCGCTGGTCGTCCGTACGCCCGGCAGCCGCCTGACGCTCGCCAACTTCATGCGCACCCAGATCTACGGCGCCTTCGGCACGCTCGCGCTCGGCATGCGCGTGCTCGCGGAGGAGGGCGTCGCGATCGACGCGCTCTTCGCCCACGGCGGCATCTTCAAGACCGCCGGCGTCGCGCAGCGCCTGCTCGCCGCGGCGGTCGGCGCGCCCGTCGCCGTCGGCGAGACCGCGAGCGAGGGCGGGGCGTGGGGCATCGCGGTGCTCGCCGCCTACATGCGCGCCGCGACCGCCGACGGCGACCCGGGCCTGGGCACCTACCTCGACGAGCGCGTCTTCTCCGGTGCCGCGCTCGACGTCGTCGAGCCCGACGCCGACGACGTCGCGGGCTTCGCTGCCTACCTCGAGCGCTACGAGGCCGGCCTCGCCGTCGAGCGCGCCGCCGTCGAGGCCATCCCCACCGGAACGAACGGAGCCGATGCATGAGCACCCCTCGCCCCACCGAGGTCCCCGCCCACCTGCGCGAGGCGGTCGACGCCGCCAAGGAGCGCGTGGCCGCGCTGCACGCCGAGCTGCCCCGCTGGGAGCTCGTCGTGTGGACCGCGGGCAACGTGTCCGAGCGCGTCCGCGACGACCAGGGCCACGACCTGCTGGTCATCAAGCCGTCCGGCGTCTCGTACGACGACATCACGCCCGACGCCATGGTCGTGTGCGACCTCGACGGCAACCTCGTCGAGGGCGAGCGCGCGCCGTCGTCGGACACCGCCGCGCACGCCTACGTCTACGCGCACATGCCCGAGGTCGGCGGCGTCGTGCACACGCACTCGACGTACGCGACGGCGTGGGCCGCGCGCGGCGAGGAGATCCCCTGCGTGCTGACGATGATGGCCGACGAGTTCGGCGGCCCGATCCCCGTGGGCCCGTTCGCGATCATCGGCGACGACTCGATCGGCCGCGGCATCGTCGAGACGCTGCGCGGCTCGCGCAGCAAGGCGGTGCTCATGAAGAACCACGGCCCGTTCACGATCGGCAAGGACGCGAAGTCCGCCGTGAAGGCGGCCGTGCTGTGCGAGGAGGTCGCCCGCGCCGTCCACATCTCGCGCCAGCTCGGCGAGCCCGTGCCGATCGAGCAGCAGTACGTCGACTCCCTCTACGACCGCTACCAGAACGTCTACGGACAGCGCTGAGCGCGCGCCCCGTCCACGGAAGGATCCGCCACCCATGAGCAAGCCCTACGCCGGCCGCGAGGTCTGGTTCTTCACCGGCAGCCAGGACCTCTACGGCGAGGAGACCCTGCGTCAGGTCGCCGAGCAGTCCCAGGAGGTCGCCCGCGCGCTCGACGCGTCGTCCGACGTCCCGGTCAACGTCGTGTGGAAGCCGGTCCTCAAGGACTCGGACGCGATCCGCCGCGCGATGCTCGACGCCAACTCGAACGACGACGTCCTCGGCGTCATCACGTGGATGCACACGTTCAGCCCGGCCAAGATGTGGATCGCCGGGATGGACGCGCTCCGCAAGCCGCTGCTGCACCTCCACACCCAGGCGAACGTCGAGCTGCCGTGGGCGGACATCGACTTCGACTTCATGAACCTCAACCAGGCCGCGCACGGCGACCGCGAGTACGGCTACGTGCTGTCGCGCCTCGGCGTCGCCCGCACGACCGTGGTCGGGCACGTGTCCAACCCGGCCGTCACGCGCCGCGTCGGCACGTGGGTCCGCGGTGCGGCCGGCTGGGCCGCGACGCACGAGCTGAAGCTCGCGCGCTTCGGCGACAACATGCGCAACGTCGCGGTCACCGAGGGCGACAAGACCGAGGCCGAGCTGCGGTTCGGCGTCTCCGTCAACACGTGGGGCGTCAACGAGCTCGTCGCGGCCGTCGAGGCCGTGGCCGACTCCGAGGTCGACACGCTCGTCGCGGAGTACGAGGACCTGTACGACGTCGCCGCGGAGCTCCGCGCGGGCGGCGAGCGTCACGACTCGCTCCGGTACGCGGCGCGCCAGGAGCTCGCGCTCGAGGCGTTCCTCGGCGAGCTGGGTGCCAAGGCGTTCACCACCAACTTCGAGGACCTCGGCGCGCTGCGCCAGCTGCCCGGCATCGCCGTGCAGCGCCTCATGGGCAAGGGCTACGGCTTCGGCGCCGAGGGCGACTGGAAGACGGCCGTGCTCGTGCGGGCCGCGAAGGTCATGGGCGAGGGCCTGCCCGGCGGCGCGTCGCTCATGGAGGACTACACCTACGACCTCACGCCGGGCGCCGAGCTCATCCTCGGGGCGCACATGCTCGAGATCTGCCCGACCCTCACGACGTCGAAGCCGCGCGTGGAGATCCACCCGCTCGGCATCGGCGGCAAGGAGGACCCGGTCCGCATGGTGTTCGACGCCGACGCGACCGAGGGCGCCGTCGTCGTCTCGCTCGCCGACATGCGCGACCGCTTCCGCCTCACGGCCAACGTCGTCGACGTCGTCACGCCGCCGCACGACCTGCCGAACCTGCCCGTCGCCCGGGCGGTGTGGCGGCCGCGGCCCGACTTCACGACGTCGGCCGAGGCGTGGCTGACCGCCGGGGGAGCGCACCACACCGTGCTGTCGACCGCGGTGGGCGTCGAGGCGTTCGAGGTGTTCGCCCAGATCGCGCGCACGGAGCTGCTCGTCATCGACGAGTCGACCACGCGCCGCGGCTTCGCCGACCAGGTGCGCTGGAACCAGGTCTACTACCGCCTGGCCCAGGGCCTCTGACCCGCGCCCCGGCTTCGCGAGTTGTCAGGCCCACGCCGGGGAATACCCCGGCGTGGGCCTGACAAGCTGCGTCGTCCCTTACGGTTCGACGACGGTGAGCGTCAGCGTGGTCTGCGTCGTGCCGGCCTCGCTCACGTAGTCCGGAAGCACCAGGTCGCCCGTGACCTCGTAGACGCCCGGCGTGTCGACCACCGACGGGTCGAACCGCCAGTCCACACGGATCGCCTGGTTGTCGCGGGAGCCGTCGTTGTAGGACACGAGCACCCGCTCGGGCAGGTACGGCAGCTGCCCGACCGTAACCGTCTCCTCGAACCGCTCGACGCCCTGGATCGAGATGCCGTCCTCGGCCGTCTCAGGACGGACGTAGATCTGCGCCTCGGCGACGATCCCGTTCGCCTCGTTGGTGCCGTACACCACGAACGGCTCCACGTTCGTCTCGGCCACCATCGCGGGTGTGATCTCCTGCCACTCGATCGGCACCGTGCCGCGCGCGCCGCTCTCGTGGACGGCGGCGATCTCGGCCGGCAGCTGTGGCACCACGCCCACCGTCGTGCGCACGATCACCGGGCTCGCGACCGACGCGACCGGGTCCCCGTTGGCACGCCAGCGGAGCACGCCCGTCCCGGCCCCGGAGCCCTGCACGCCCCAGACCCGGATCCGCAGGTGGTTCGCCTCGACCGCCTCGAAGTCGAGGTGGTTGTACCGGTCGCGTGTCAGCGCGCCGGCGTACGTGGAGCCCTCGGTCAGGACGACCGGCGTCCAGGTGCTGCCGTCGGTCGAGTGCTCGACGACCCAGGTGTCGGCACGCGGCATGCGGGTCCCTCCGAGGTCGTCGTACCAGTACACGTCGGTCGACGAGAGCCGGACCGGCGAGTCCCAGCTGTACCGGATCCAGGCCTGGCGGCTCTCGCTGGTGCCGTTGGCCGCCTGGCCCCACGTGCCCCAGCCGTTCCCCGCGCCGGGACTCGAGCTCGCCGGCGTGTCCGCGTCGTTCACCCTCTGCGGGTTCTCCCACGAGGCGGACCCGCTCGTCGTGATCGTCGCCTGCGCACCGAGCTCCGCGGCACTCTCCTTCTCGGTGAGCGTCACGGTGACGTCGCGCGTGGTGGTGAGCTCACCGTCGGAGGCGCTGAACCGGAACACGTAGTCACCCGGTGCCGTCCCGGTGACCCTCGTCCTCAGGGCGTCCGCATCGGCCAGGACCGCCACGGCTCCCTCCGGGGCCGAGACCGTCTCCCAGCGGTAGGTGAGAGCGCCGGCCTCGGGCAGTCCGTCGTCCGCCGCGGTGGCGACGAGAGTCGTCGACACGTTGCCGTCGCTGCTGCGATCGGCCGTCGCGGTGACGAGCGGCGGTTCGTTGACCACCTTGGGCACCGTGCGGCCGGAGTCGAAGACCTGGATCTCCGAGATCGCGGTCGCGTGTCCAGGGGCGTTGGTGAAGGCGACGCGGACGCGGTCGGTCTTCACCTGCTTGAAGAGCGCGTCGTTGAGCTTGGGGCCCGCGATCTTCGGCGTGCGCACCTGCCCGGGAACCGGCGTCCACCCGCCCGTGCCGTCGGGGACCTGGACGGTGTACCGCAGCGGCTCTCGGTAGCCGCCGTCCTGCCGGTCGCTGACGAACCACACCCGGACGTTGTCGACCGCGACGGTCCGACCCAGGTCGAGCTCCACGTAACCGGAGCTCTCGCCCGTGCCGTGGTTGCCCCAGTACGGCTCGTTCACCGTGACGCCGTCGGTGACCGCGTCGAGCGACACGGGCCGCTCGGTCGTCGCGACGGCGCCCGGTGTGTGGTTCATCGAGCTGCTCGACCAACCGGGGGTGTGGAACTCTCGCCACGGCGTCGGCCGTGGCCCCTCCTGCGTCGCGGACGAGCTGAGCTGGGCCCCGACGGCGAGGTTGGGCGAGTCCTCGGTCAGGTCGATCCCGGCCGTCTTGAGGTAGTCGACGACGCGGGCGTCCTCGATGGGGGTCTCGACCGCGGCCGGGACCGCCACGGCCTTCCTGGCCTCCACCGTGACGTCGAGGCCTTCCTCGGCCTCCACGACGCGACGGGCCCCAGCGTCGTAGACGAACCGCCCGAGCCGGTCGGCCGAGGCGACGCGGCTGCCGTCGACGAAGAGCGAGTAACCCGCGCCGAGCCCGTAGTGCGAACCGTCAGGATCCCAGACGATCGTGACGTCCTTGCCGTGGTAGCGCAGGTTGTTGACCATGAAGTGCTCGTAGCCCAGGTCGATGGGCCAGAGCTCGAGGAGGTCGTCGGAGCGTGGCTGAAGACCGCCCATGTCCTCCACGAAGATGTAGTTCATGTTCCCGAGCATCACGTGGTTCGGGTTGTTGCGACGGTACGTCTGGTTGCTCGGGTTCCAGGCGGAGTAGTACTCCGCCTGGTTGGCCACGCGGGCGTCGCCACCCGGGTAGATGCTCCACGCCATCCAGTCCAGGAGCTTGGACGCGTACTCCGGCGTGACGTAGCGGTTCTGCGGGTCGTAGTGACGCAGCGCGGAGCGCACGCCGCGGTACTGGACCGTGAAGTTGATGTTCGA contains:
- a CDS encoding Ig-like domain-containing protein encodes the protein MLPGNEEDVGVYTDGLTDSMDIGEPTYSHLDEVQAALEPGVPYTAGSMHRAIFEADRAGGGTDFYLDRILGVHGTANNTVLQTRGRTLYMRGATQRNFQVMGFAGNAFAGGPNNLGDLYTVTVPGQAVSEVGSERFNAPSHASSRYTIGSTGVRADLRKFITYENVAVTAIKLTNDGNADVTLTLRAESPLATTPADAGDELVGTRTLSSGSNNGLVDTPWSEVTVGLKAHGFTRADGALQREVTVRAGKTVDLSVVGVLHSDAMEQSAKDFRQYAKMAPDQAFRKAVTEFNERWAADIPYIDVPDPAIEKAIVYRWWGERYNSLDADEPGYVYQYPTTIEGVNLYQNAVVLTQPMHLQDTKWIRNPYLAYGQILNVGELSGSSAFLDSPGHTSWNNHYSQYLGTAGLEAFNVHGGGPELAERFAYYFEKDGVGQLEHYDGNGDGLIAYDTNYMPGNDADAITFGFPRVNAGAPGARTIERPESAYVWGAFDAARQLYDIAGADQEKVQEMAGEADRIRDAVLDRLWSSEMRMFLARTSHGARAAASSGGAANPLSDAERELIPAKESNLYDVYAQNLIPPDEWETYVDGFRFLRYGDNFPIFPFYTANQYDRSKFSIGGSNNFSNINFTVQYRGVRSALRHYDPQNRYVTPEYASKLLDWMAWSIYPGGDARVANQAEYYSAWNPSNQTYRRNNPNHVMLGNMNYIFVEDMGGLQPRSDDLLELWPIDLGYEHFMVNNLRYHGKDVTIVWDPDGSHYGLGAGYSLFVDGSRVASADRLGRFVYDAGARRVVEAEEGLDVTVEARKAVAVPAAVETPIEDARVVDYLKTAGIDLTEDSPNLAVGAQLSSSATQEGPRPTPWREFHTPGWSSSSMNHTPGAVATTERPVSLDAVTDGVTVNEPYWGNHGTGESSGYVELDLGRTVAVDNVRVWFVSDRQDGGYREPLRYTVQVPDGTGGWTPVPGQVRTPKIAGPKLNDALFKQVKTDRVRVAFTNAPGHATAISEIQVFDSGRTVPKVVNEPPLVTATADRSSDGNVSTTLVATAADDGLPEAGALTYRWETVSAPEGAVAVLADADALRTRVTGTAPGDYVFRFSASDGELTTTRDVTVTLTEKESAAELGAQATITTSGSASWENPQRVNDADTPASSSPGAGNGWGTWGQAANGTSESRQAWIRYSWDSPVRLSSTDVYWYDDLGGTRMPRADTWVVEHSTDGSTWTPVVLTEGSTYAGALTRDRYNHLDFEAVEANHLRIRVWGVQGSGAGTGVLRWRANGDPVASVASPVIVRTTVGVVPQLPAEIAAVHESGARGTVPIEWQEITPAMVAETNVEPFVVYGTNEANGIVAEAQIYVRPETAEDGISIQGVERFEETVTVGQLPYLPERVLVSYNDGSRDNQAIRVDWRFDPSVVDTPGVYEVTGDLVLPDYVSEAGTTQTTLTLTVVEP
- the araA gene encoding L-arabinose isomerase; the encoded protein is MSKPYAGREVWFFTGSQDLYGEETLRQVAEQSQEVARALDASSDVPVNVVWKPVLKDSDAIRRAMLDANSNDDVLGVITWMHTFSPAKMWIAGMDALRKPLLHLHTQANVELPWADIDFDFMNLNQAAHGDREYGYVLSRLGVARTTVVGHVSNPAVTRRVGTWVRGAAGWAATHELKLARFGDNMRNVAVTEGDKTEAELRFGVSVNTWGVNELVAAVEAVADSEVDTLVAEYEDLYDVAAELRAGGERHDSLRYAARQELALEAFLGELGAKAFTTNFEDLGALRQLPGIAVQRLMGKGYGFGAEGDWKTAVLVRAAKVMGEGLPGGASLMEDYTYDLTPGAELILGAHMLEICPTLTTSKPRVEIHPLGIGGKEDPVRMVFDADATEGAVVVSLADMRDRFRLTANVVDVVTPPHDLPNLPVARAVWRPRPDFTTSAEAWLTAGGAHHTVLSTAVGVEAFEVFAQIARTELLVIDESTTRRGFADQVRWNQVYYRLAQGL